A stretch of the Maridesulfovibrio zosterae DSM 11974 genome encodes the following:
- a CDS encoding HAMP domain-containing methyl-accepting chemotaxis protein, producing the protein MFNNLKLGWKIGGGFLIVLLLTVAVGGVGWYGLNQVSVQNNRLDVVSKAVTDMYKARLTVLYYTLKGTDNYKKEFSQNIGSISSHIAENKNIFSGEGLDDISNISNSAISYGDVFKTYIKYEDDKKEAITNCVAEADRLKVAVSQMLHQCKEFMQESLANVAEIGNSSDSFLAYTTLVDAERYFLQTRVEGISFLRTGSSESVSKVRSNLNSILSICDRLRENPWVVEKSGWDISALESAARGYLEGFNIIVKKSEIQKTELKAMAAIGVEALDLSQHMMVEQQASASGVISSSFSLILSGLALALFCGILISITVTRAITGPVRKGVSFAENMAQGDFTKTLDITQRDEIGILAAALNDMVARLSDVVAEVGSSSENVASGSEELSATAETLSQASTEQAANVEEVSASIEEMTANIRQNAENAQQTEQIALLSSKQAEDGGAAVSKAVDAMKNIAEKISIIEEIARQTNLLALNAAIEAARAGEHGKGFAVVAAEVRKLAERSGEAAGEIGELSSSTVSVAEKAGEMLTLLVPDIKRTAELVQEIAAGSSEQLSGAEQINKAVQQLDQVTQQNASASEEMASTSEELSSQAEQLQQVMSFFRVGTRSERPVRALPTTRSMVTPTKGFHSQPSAEKTTSHTESSGVSLDMSSDFSDGDFEKF; encoded by the coding sequence ATGTTCAACAACCTGAAGCTTGGGTGGAAAATTGGTGGTGGGTTTCTTATTGTTCTGCTTTTAACAGTAGCTGTTGGCGGTGTTGGTTGGTATGGACTTAATCAAGTTTCAGTACAGAATAACCGCCTTGACGTTGTCAGTAAGGCTGTTACTGATATGTATAAGGCACGTTTAACTGTACTTTATTATACGCTTAAAGGTACTGATAACTACAAGAAAGAATTTTCACAAAATATTGGTTCAATAAGTAGTCATATCGCAGAGAATAAAAATATATTTTCTGGAGAAGGCCTCGATGATATTTCAAATATTTCAAATAGTGCCATAAGCTACGGAGATGTTTTTAAGACTTATATTAAGTATGAAGATGATAAAAAGGAAGCCATAACTAATTGTGTAGCTGAGGCCGATAGGCTTAAAGTCGCTGTTTCTCAAATGTTGCATCAGTGCAAAGAATTTATGCAGGAGAGTTTGGCGAATGTTGCGGAAATTGGAAATTCTTCTGATTCTTTTTTGGCATATACGACTCTAGTGGACGCCGAAAGATACTTTCTGCAGACAAGAGTTGAAGGTATAAGTTTTCTTAGAACAGGTTCTAGCGAATCTGTATCAAAGGTACGGAGTAATTTAAATTCAATACTCAGTATTTGTGATAGGCTTAGAGAAAATCCTTGGGTGGTTGAAAAATCAGGATGGGATATAAGCGCTTTAGAAAGTGCTGCTCGAGGATACCTTGAAGGATTTAATATTATAGTTAAAAAAAGTGAAATTCAAAAAACTGAGTTGAAGGCAATGGCTGCTATCGGGGTAGAGGCTCTTGATCTTAGTCAGCATATGATGGTTGAACAGCAGGCTTCTGCTTCAGGCGTTATCAGCTCTTCTTTTTCTCTGATTTTGAGTGGTCTGGCTCTGGCTCTTTTTTGTGGTATTTTAATTTCAATTACTGTCACGCGCGCAATAACCGGACCTGTACGTAAAGGGGTCTCTTTTGCTGAAAACATGGCGCAAGGTGATTTTACTAAAACTCTTGATATTACACAGCGGGATGAAATTGGTATTCTGGCCGCCGCTCTAAACGATATGGTGGCTCGCCTCTCGGATGTTGTTGCAGAGGTTGGCAGTTCTTCTGAAAATGTAGCTTCAGGCAGTGAAGAACTTTCAGCTACAGCTGAAACTCTTTCTCAGGCTTCAACTGAGCAGGCTGCGAATGTTGAGGAAGTTTCTGCATCAATTGAGGAAATGACGGCCAATATCAGACAGAATGCAGAGAACGCTCAGCAGACTGAACAGATAGCATTACTTTCCTCAAAGCAGGCAGAAGATGGCGGTGCTGCAGTCTCTAAAGCTGTTGATGCAATGAAAAATATTGCAGAAAAGATTTCAATTATTGAAGAAATTGCTCGCCAGACAAATCTTCTGGCACTTAACGCTGCTATTGAAGCTGCTAGAGCCGGGGAACATGGAAAAGGATTTGCTGTTGTTGCGGCTGAAGTTAGAAAACTGGCTGAGAGAAGTGGGGAAGCTGCAGGAGAAATAGGAGAGCTTTCTTCTAGTACTGTCAGTGTAGCTGAAAAGGCTGGTGAAATGCTGACTTTACTTGTTCCGGATATTAAGCGCACTGCCGAACTTGTCCAAGAAATTGCAGCAGGCAGCAGTGAGCAGCTTTCAGGAGCTGAACAGATTAATAAAGCTGTTCAGCAGCTTGATCAGGTTACTCAGCAAAATGCTTCAGCTTCCGAAGAAATGGCATCCACTTCTGAAGAACTTTCCAGTCAGGCTGAACAGTTGCAGCAGGTTATGAGTTTCTTTCGTGTGGGAACTAGATCAGAAAGACCAGTCAGAGCACTGCCTACCACTCGATCAATGGTAACACCTACGAAAGGATTTCACTCTCAACCATCAGCAGAAAAGACTACTTCACATACTGAATCTTCAGGTGTCAGCCTGGATATGAGCAGTGATTTTTCAGATGGAGATTTTGAAAAATTTTAA
- a CDS encoding Hpt domain-containing protein, translated as MSNVVFNKKTFLNHLGDDVELGNEILNVYLIDAPARAKSLKEALANSDIPKAIKFSHALKGISATIRAEIVTSLAEKVEKNVRKSKLCEANDIMPTLFKELDKVVVAINETLQI; from the coding sequence ATGTCGAATGTTGTTTTTAATAAGAAGACTTTTTTGAATCACTTAGGTGATGATGTCGAACTTGGTAATGAAATTTTAAATGTATACCTTATAGATGCACCTGCGAGGGCTAAGTCTTTGAAAGAAGCTCTTGCGAATTCAGATATTCCTAAGGCCATTAAATTTTCTCATGCCTTGAAAGGTATTTCAGCAACTATACGAGCTGAAATTGTCACGTCATTAGCCGAGAAGGTAGAGAAAAACGTTCGCAAAAGTAAGTTGTGTGAGGCTAATGACATTATGCCTACGCTTTTTAAAGAACTTGACAAGGTTGTAGTCGCAATCAACGAGACTTTGCAAATATAG